GGAGTCACCGGAAATGGTAAACATTGTACAATTTAAACTATGTATTTCTCCCcctctccccccaaaaaatgttccTTATtctcttgtttttgtatgttttgtctttttgaaaGCAGAGCCGAAACCATGTGGAAGTGCAGACCTTGTCATGAAGAAGAAGCGTGTTTCTTTCGGCGGTTACCTAGTTCCtgaattttttgacaaaaaattacCCCCTGATTCGCCATTACGCAAAGGAGACACCCCAAGGAGAAGCCTTTGTCTGTCCAAACCCAAACAGTCACTGCTTAGACGGGCATCAGTCATTGGCCTTGAAAATGTAAGACACTGGCTGTTAACATGTCTTAAGGTGCAGAGTGAAATTTAACTTAAactgattttgttttgtgtagGTGGCTGATGTGATTGGATCACCTAAAGCTTCTGGTAAGAAATCCCCAAAAGGAAAGTCCCCATCTCCAGGAAAGAAGACTCCAAAACTGAGCACACCTTCTCCTAATCAGAAATCACCAAAATCTACCTCAGTCTCTCCAAAGGGGCACTCATCAGGAAAGAAGTCCCCCAAATCAAAGAAGCCTTCTCCCAAGGTGCCAAAATCTATACCAGTCTCTCCCAAGGGGGCATCTCCTGGAAAGAAGTCACCAAAAGCCATCACACCCTCTGCAAAGGCCTCGCCACCTTCAGAGAAATCACCTAAATCTAAATCCTCTTCCCCAAAAGATTCAGGAAACATGTCACTGAAATCCCGTAAACCGAGGAGAGCATCTTCCTCCATTAACAAACTGGAAACTCCAACCACCAAGAAGAGAACATCCCTCAGGCCTACCCCTCAGGAAAATGTCATCGAAACACCTAAAGCCAAAACCCCCTTGGGCTCCCAAATGCAAGTATCTTCCGTGCAAGGGCGCTTTTCTGTGTCACGTATCAAAACCCCTTCGCCAATCGCAGAAGACTGCATCACAACGCTGTCGCCCACGGTTACACCCAAAATCCCGCTGAGAAGGAAGAGCTTGAAGAGCACGTCCCGCAAGACTCCCAGTTTGGCAAGGAGTGCTGCCAAAGTTATGCTCAGACGAAGTGGCATTTCACGGGCATCAATGAAAGGTATCTGTCAACCCCTTTTTAAATATAAGAATGTCATGTAGACCACTGAGATTTTAAGCTATCGAACCTTTTAGAAGCAACGCCACACAATGTTCTGCTTAATCTAGTGTATTAACTGgattaaaattttttattttgtgataaCATATTGGTGTAATGGCATTTAAGTAAGGTGTAATTATAATGctcctttttttgttctttcagTCATGAGTGCTTGGGCGGACACTGTCAAGTTTGGGCAGCCTAAGGTCCCAGCGGTTGCACCAGCTAAAAATGTAGTGAAAGGTACTTCAAAAGCTCGGAAGGTCATGAATGTATCCAAACTACAGGTAAGCCGTTTTAACAGTTACCCTTCTTGCAATGATGTACACTAACCATGTTTTCCACCTTTCAGACCCCTGTGAGAAAGCCTCTGGGCCATGTGAGCACTGGACATGCAAATTCACCCGTTACCATCATTGTGGGCCGAGCTGTCAAGCAGAAAATCATcctccctgctgctgctgcaccaAAAGTGATCTTCAGTGCAGCAATCTCAAAGAAAGAcctgaaaatggatgaagaTTTGACTGGTAATTACCTTTCTTTTGCATTCCTGCTGTGTTTTGTTGAACTGTCATTCTTTACACTTTCATATTGTCTTTAGGCGTTTCTGAAATGTTTAAAACACCTGTGAATGAAAGAAAGATGTCTCAACAAGACAAGAGTGTTGCCAATAAGACACCAGTGGGAGTTGTGGAGCCTGCTGTGCTAGAGCCTTCCTTGTTGAACACCCCTGAGGAGCCAGGTAAAGtgttgttttgttgcatttgtgcTCAACCTAAAACACCGTTAGTGAATTTAAATGATCATGTGTGAATTAATTTCTAGGTGAAATGATGGTATCGCCACTCACTGCTGCATCGACTGTGAAAGCAGGCAGATACAACAAAGAGGCAGTGAAACGCCTCCTTAATGATGACGAAGAATCCAGCTTCATTTGTGACACCTCTACTCTGAAGACTATTTACAATCCTAGTGAACAGCAGTGCACAAAAATGGAGACCAGCTCTGTAGCAACTCCTAAACAGAAGCCCCAACTGCCAGAGAGTCTAACTGGAGTGAAGAGGATCATGAAGACCCCAAGACAGAATGCTGAGCCTGTGGAGGACCTCAGAGGAAGACTTCTGAAAACGCCCAAACAGAAACCTGAGCAGCAAGAGTGCCTCACTGGAGTGAAGAGAATCATGAAGACTCCTAAACTTAAGCATGAACCTGTGGAGGACCTGAGAGGAAAACTTCTGaaaacacctaaacagaaacaTGAGCAGCAAGAGTGCCTCACCGGAGTGAAGAGGATCATGAAGACCCCTAAACTTAAGCATGAACCTGTGGAGGACCTGAGAGGAAAACTTCTGaaaacacctaaacagaaacaTGAGCAGCAACAATGCCTCACCGGAGTGAAGAGGATCATGAGGATCCCCAGACAAAAGACTGAGCCCATCGAGGATCTGAGAGGGAAACTTCAGAAAACTCCCCGTCAGAAGTCTGAAGTGGCTGATGTTTCTTTTAGTGGTCTTGCTGATCTGCTGGAGACACCAGTTAAAAAATCACAACCCGCGGAAGCCAACACAGAAACTCAAAAGGTTGACATCATCCCAGTGGACTGTTTCTCAGATGTCAAGAGAATGACGAAAACACCCAAGCAGAGAAGTGCTCCAGTTGAAGACATGCTCGGTATTGAGAGACTCATGAAAACTCCCAAAGAGCGAAGTCAACCAGTAGAGGAGAACTTTGGTATCAAGAGACTCATGAAGTCACCCAAACTGAGGGGTAATGCACCTGTGGAGGACTTTGAGGGACTTCAAGATCTTATGGAGGAGCCATTACCAGACCCCATAAAGCAGCCGGAAACAGCCATGGTAGTgataacattacattactttcttgaaatgacTACCGGTAGTTGTAACAAGGCTTGTTACATTGCATTACATTTCTACAGCATACTAGTAAATGTATACAGTTACGTAATTTTACgacatatttattattgtccatATGTCACCTGCATGctttttgcgtgtgtgtgtgtgtgcgcgcacgtgtGCTGATCTCTAAATTCATTTAATTTCTTACAGCTTGGAGATCAAACAACTGTTAGCAGTGGCTTGGACATGGCAAAAGGTATGTTGCTTGTGGAAAATTGTAAACATTTTAAGAGATGGACTGCATTTTGCGGTAACTTTTTACTTGTGCTCCATTAGAACGCAGTTTTGCTGCCGAACAACCACAGAGTGACAGTGGGTCATCAGAAATTGACATCTCAAAAGGTATTGTTCGGTGATTACactacataataatacattggaacctccaaagtcaaagcaatATTTTAACTGTATaggcaatgttttaacattAACTGTAGGAATACAGAGAAGTTActgttttaatattacaagttatTGCTTGAGTCAGGATGAGAACTGCTTGAATTTTGTGCTTGTATCTTTTAAGAAATTGCTGGTTAACATTGTTGGTTATAAAATGGGGGAAGGGGAAGGGGGGGGATTGCTTTTCAGTGCAGTAAATATATAGTGCTTCACATCTTCAaattacagcaatccctcgcttGGTGCTAACGAGATTTGCCAACTTCTCGTGtggcaagctttttttttttttttttttttttttgtcgagtTTTAACtcatatttttccagaaaactgTTCACTGTAGTCCAGTAAATTACACAAATATGTTGTATGAACTCAAAGCTCTAACTAGctaaatgccacaaaattgacATCCCAAGATGGAATAAATGGTTACAAATGTGTGAAACTGGATTATTAAACAGCTGCTCCAACCACCATTTATTTTCccctttatcttttttttttttttttttttttttaggcgaGACAACTAAAGTTTTGGTGGAGGTGCCCAGCGATTCTTGCGAGCCGTCAGATGCTAAAGAAGTTATTTGTCAAGCTGTGGTCAAAGAAGAGGCACCAGTAGTGAGAGAAACTGCTACTATGCACTCCGCCACTTCCAAGAAACCTATTCGAGGTAGAAGGGCCAAAACGGTGGAATCCAAAGCAGATAATGATAAACAGGAGATGGTAGAACCTTCTCAAGATCCTGTTCCTGTCAGAGGAAGACGAGGTCGGAAAGCTGAGCCTACTGAACCTACCAGGGATGTTGTTGAGCCTGCACGGGAAGAAGCAAGAGTTGCCCCTAAGCCTAAACGAGGAAGAGGTGCCATAAAGGTTTCTAAACAAATTGAAACTGTCGAAGAAGCTGCTGCCGAATCTTTGCCGGAGCCTGAGAGCAGAGAGAGTGGAGGTGATGCGCCCTTGGAAAAAGAGGCTATGAAGCCTAAGCGAGGCCGAAAACCCAAACAACTATCTCTGCAGTCCAAACATGATGATGTTGCCCAAGAAGGTATTAGACATTTCTCTTTCATATGCAGAAACATGCTTTTTAATGTActacgagggaaaggcttcttgaaacGTCATTTGTACTTCTGtgacagaagtacagatgacgtctcaagaagcctttcccttgttggacaactcctgtacgactgagagcctacacagactttTTAATGTACTGTACACAGATATTTGCTTTCTCGCAATTTTAGGCGATGGTGACAAGCTTGAGCTGACGTCAAGTAAACACGATCAAAATATGCCGTCTGAAGTGGATGTGGCAGCGGAGAAAGATGTCACGATTGTACAGAAGTCTGTTCGTGGGAGAAAAGGCAAATTAGTAGAGAAATCCAGAGCAGCGGAGGATAAGCAAGAGGCAGCTTGTGAAGAAGCCGTTGTCTCTGCTCCAGTCAGACCAAGAAGAGGCAAGAGGACTGAAGTAACTGTACCACCTGCAGGCCGGCAAACTACCAGAAGCACAAAGGCCAAAGAAGACTCTTCTGTTGCTCAACCGAAAATAGTTGAAAATATGGAGCCTGTGACTTCAGCTGATAGTGTGAATAATGTAACTGCATCTACCACTGGCCAAGAAGAGGTCAAGGAGCCTGCAGAGGAATCTCTGGTGAAGCCGAGTCGGGACAGAAAAGCCAAGCAAGAAGCAAAGCCCCAGGATCCAGTTAAAAAATCAAGGAGTAGCAGAAAAGGCGGGGAACCACTTGTTTCTGAATTAGAGAACATAAGTCCGCAAGATCCTGCGGTTGCTAGAACTAGACATGTCGGCGTTAGGAAAACAAAGCAAGAAGCAGCAAACGTCACTTCTGATGAATCCATAGAGAACCAAGATGGTCCAATTGAGATGCCAACAGAAAAACCTAAACGGAGCAGAAGAGCAAAACAAGTTGAAGATGTTGGCACCTCAGAAGTGCCAGAGGAAATGCCTGCGCAGAAGCCGCAAAGGGGAAGAGGAGTGAAAACCAATTTGAAAGATGACATTTCACAAGTTGTTCCAGCCAAGAGAGCACGACGTGGGGCTGCTGTCACCGGTAAGGAGGCCAAAAAAGTAGAAGCACTCGTCACAGTTCCAAAGTTGGCTCCAGCATCAGTTGAACCAGTCAAACGGGGAAGACTGGCAGCAGCCAAAGCCTCATCAGAGTCAAATGCCACAGACTATTCAAATGATGTCATTGCggaacatgcaaaaacatcccAGAGATCAGTGAGGTGGAAAATGGAGGTAGAAGTCCACGAGATTCCAAAAGCCACACCTGTGAAGGCGGTACGAGGCAGGAAGTCTAGGCTTGCTGATGAAGCTGAACCTCAGCCTGCCAAGAGAACCAGGCGAGGGGCAAAGGCTGCAAACGAAGCAGAGTCCACCAACAAAGCTGAAGAGACTCTGCCAAAAACCAGAAGAGGAAGACCAGCAAAGAAATGAACTTTGTATATAGTCAATGATCATGagatgttttttgtatttactaGTCTTTTTagattatgccttttttttttttaattattgatataaaaaaaaaaacataagcacTGCTTGTTCATTTTTACAGCAGGGATTCTTATCcagttattttgtgttttgtattttattaattatgcattttcattctttttttatgGTGAGGAAAGAAATTACATTTCTGTACAATTGGAAGCATTTGTGAGTGTTTCTTGAATTTGTATTCTATAATTTTCTTACATTTGATGGGTAATTACAAATTGACATTTTGGAAAGCCTTTCCCCTCTTTAATTGCTGCATTATGAGaattttgtatgaaaaatacctttaaaatatatttttatcatttctaggaagcaatgtttttattttttatattgttccTGGTTATCCTCATATTAAAATAAACGTGTTCATGTTTTGTgggaatttgttttgttttttgttttgtttttttaagatttcTACCTAAAATGAATCTCTTTGACTCATTTAATTGGTAGGATGGTACGTATTTCTTTACACGGAATCTTGGAGTTAAAAATGTGACAACCCGGAACCCTTTCCGAGGCGTACCCGGAACTAACGTACGCTTGACGTTGGAGGGAGATTTGAGAGGCGCATGGAGGAccgctttttttctttgttttctgacACTATAGTATCAGTTGGagatcattaaaataaatataatttactaCTAGAATGGAGTCAGAGAACGACATAAAAACGACACCGAGAGGTTTTCACTGTGTCTTGTGCAACGTCAACTTACCAAACCGTAAGTAACGTCACTTGGCTTTGTAATACCTTTTAACGTGTATTTAGCATATCTAAAAGTAGCATGATTTTAAACCCGTATTGTGTATAAACTAATGCAAAGGCTATCAAAATTGTGCTGCTCTCGTGTaactaaataaagtaaatatgttAACAGTGTAATTCAAGTCTACAACCATAATAAAATCACTGGTAAAATAAATCCTCTGACAATATCAACCAAAACATTATTTTAGCGGTTGTGGATCTCATTAGTTTGCTATGGCCAGTGAATGCATTTTGCGTATTATGCCTTATCCCTGCTGTAGAACCAAGTGTGGATCAGCATGTCAAAGGACGGAAACACCAGACATTGAGCAATGTGCGAACCACCAGGAAGACCCAGGAGGAGCACAGTGTTTTTGTCAGCGGCATCAAACCTGACACCTCTCAGACTGACCTGGCTGAGTACTTTCAACAATTTGGACCAGTGTCAGATGTCATCATGGACAAAGACAAGGTCAGATGACGTTATATTCTCTCTTCTTTAGGGCTTGTGTTTCTTGATGTGCGCTTCTTCCTCTACAGGGGGTGTTTGCCATTGTGCAGTTCAGTGAGACGGAGAGCATTCAAGCAGCCTTGTCCTGTGTGGGGCACCAAATGAAAGGCCTGAGCCTGCGTGTCAAGCCCAGAGAGAAGAAGGACTTCAAGTACATCCCCAAAAAGAAGAACGACTTGGAGAACCTCCAACAACTTCTTGACTGCCTAAAACCCAAACTATGTCAGCTTCCTACTGTAAGTAATTTTACAGATATTATTAGGGTCACAGAGGTTGTCAAGCATGTCATAAATAACAAACGTATGCTCCAGGCTATACTTCAGTCTGCATGTATTCTTCGATCGCCTGTGCCAAGCGTTTCTGTTTTTGAAACTTGACTGTACCGTCATCAGTCAGCATTTCAGTATTACGTATTGGACAATCTGATGTGTCAATCATTACAGGAGAATCACTGATTGGAGGGTGCCCCATCCCCCTGCTAGACCAGGGGCGTCCATAGTGCACCCTgcaggccatttgcagcccgccgcTCGTTTTTTTAATACATGTGTTTACATTATCATCTGCTTGGTTAAATTAATTTGTGTGGGTagctaatatttaaataattggaactgtggaaaaatgtatttgtactgATCTATAGTGATGGCTTGTTTGTGAATGATCCGGCTCTTAGAAGTGACCTCGCCGCCTGTAGTTGGATGTTTGCAAAGAATACACATCAGATTGTACCTTTTTGTCgaattgagatgggtctttgtttttttattttatcatttgttttttttatagcaaTCTGTTCCAATGTTGATCATATATATAAAGCTAtagaaataataaacatttgatatcatataTTTTTACACTGGAAATTGGTTTTAcacatattttgggaataaatcaatttaagcaacagaaaaaaatctgagaGGCTCTTTTTTTAGGGAGCTGAGCTAAAGGACGGGCTCCCTCAAAAGAGCCGAAATTCCCATTACTCCTGAGCAACCTTTTCCAATGTCACAGTAAGATCGATTTCCAGTTCTATGGTTAGCATCACATTTTTTCTCAATGCCTTTGctggtacccttctgtggtggcatcacagtaaagcAAACACCCTTGGGGAGTTAACCTTTATGAGGCTCACTGAGATGAGGGTTTGAACTGCCAAGTActgtttcaagattcaagagagttttattgtcatgtgcatagtaaaacagcagttataccatgcaatgaaaatcttattctgttcattctcccaagaaaagaaagaaaacaaatgaaagaataagaacataagaaacataaacacataaacatatataccaataaattaagcaacaacaacagaagagacattaatacaagtaaataatacaaataaataaataaataaataaataaagtgctatgagtgtgtgcgtgtgttgcgtgcggcgtgtgcgagtgcttcgttgaggagcctgatggcctgtgggtaaaagctgttagccagccttgtggtcctggacttcaaactcctgtagcgtctgcctgacggtaggagtgtgaataatgagtgttgtggatgtgtgctgtccttgatgaggttgtgtgttctgcgtaggactctagatttataaatgtcttgcagtgaggggagggctgccccaacaatgttctgtgaggtcttgatcacccgctggagtgccttcctatcacgtgttgtacagttaccgtaccaaacagtgatggaggcggtaaggacactttcgatagtgcatctgtagaagcaactcaggattgtggtgggcatgccaaatttcctcagtcttctgaggaagtacagtctcctttgggacttcttcataatttgttgggtgttgtgagaccaggtgaggtcctcgctgatgtgtgtgccaaggaacttgaaggttttcaccctctccacctcagtctcatcaataaacaggggtctatgcggctccttttcccttgttcttgggtcaatgatcatctctttagtcttatctgtattgagaaggagattgttatcacgacaccaagctatgaggtccgccacctctcttctgtatgatgtttcaacaccaccagtgatcagtccgatgactgtagtgtcatccgcaaatttaatgatgctggtgttgttctgggaggccacgcaatcgtaggtgaagagcgtgtagaggagtggactcagcacacacccctgtggggtcccagtgctcacaattcttgagctggatgtgcgattgtggactctgactgactggggcctgcctgtgagaaagttaaacacccagttacagagggagggagccTTTTgccttttgaggcatatttttcccgCCATGTTTGATTGAACTTTGTATGAAATTGTATGCCTCGGGACACTTGCACTGGATTCTACAAAGTGCACACAATAAAGCACCGGTGTCAGTTGGCATGTGTTCTTCCTTCAGGTGAATGCTCAGATGCAGTTTGTTGTAGAGCGTTTCCAGCTTGGAGAGAATGAAAAGAAATCCCGGGGCTTGTTGGTGCTACTCTTGCAGGAGGTCTTTGTGGAGTTTTTTCCAggtgaacacaaacacatacagacAGGTAAGAGTGCAACACAACTTCACTCACTGAATCATGTTTTGGATCACAGACAGCCAAATTCTACCATTTGGCTCATCTGTCAACACTTTTGGTATCCATTCCTGCGACCTGGACCTGTTTCTGGACTTGGAGAACACCAAGGTTTTCCAGGCGCGAGCCAAGTGTCCCTCAGAGCAGGTTTGACATTCATGTAAATACATTTAGTGATGAGATAGGCTCGCCTTATACTGATTAGTCTTCCTCTCTGCTCAGGCAACTGAGGCCATGTCAGATGACAGCCGCTCTGAGGACTCCATCCTGTCTGATATCGACCTTTCCACCGCTTCTCCCGCCAAGGTTCTGGACCTTGTGGCAGCCATCCTGAGACGGTGTGTGCCCAGTGTGCATAAAGTCCATGTGGTCAGTAGCGCCCGTCTCCCGGTGGTCAAGTTCCATCACCGTGAGCTCAACCTGCAGGGAGACATCACGATCAACAACAGGTCTGGATTGATTTTTGTAGCTGTGGAAGTCTTTTATTaccattttattattgttatttattgttattattaaatgctatttttattttgaacttaTTTTCCCCATCTATTCCCATTAGACTTGCAGTAAAGAACACCCGCTTCCTCCAGCTCTGTTCAGGTACAGAAGACAGACTGAGGCCTCTAGTGTACACCATCCGCTACTGGGCCAAACAGAAACAACTTGCaggtaaaatatataatttaagtgggtactagatttttttttttgtgtgtgtgagcttgTTGTTTCATATATTGGCCAACAGATGTCAGCAGAACCTCACTTCCCTTTCCATTTGATTATTTTTGGGACACATTTGTAATCGTTCTGTGGGAAGCTGGGATTTACAgtgtcaataaaataaaaataagcactGCAGATTTTGAGTTGTTAAAAGTACATGCTGTGTTGATATACACTTGATATATAAGTGTAATTGTGCTTAACTGATAATGATACACTTACTCTTAATAAATCTTTCCTTAATAACTTCCACGATCCAGTATTGAAAGAGGGCTCTGTCTCTCTCTGAGTTTCTAAATGATGGTTATAGTGCCTGCTAATGAAAAATCCTGtcgtcatttaaaaaaaataaacacaaggtggcagtaatgacctCCTCTCTCAGcctgtcatatgcacagtggTGTGTTAATTTGTGCTATAACACAAAGGTAACCCCAATGGCCCTGGCCCACTGCTCAACAACTACGCTCTAACGCTGCTCGTCATCTTCTTCCTGCAAAACTGTGAGCCTCCTGTTCTCCCCACTGTAGACCAGCTTAAAGACTTGGCCTGTAAGTGCGGTGTCTGTCCTACACTCTGCTGCAAAATAGCGATCCTATTTAATCCTAATAATGCTGCAAAACTGATTGCAGGTTAGATGCAAGTAGTTAAGAGTGTCTAAGTAAACAGTAGACTACTAATATACACAATTTTATTGTTCATGTTAACTTTAGTAGTGTTGAAAATTAGGATTGTGtcttacaatacaaatacatttatacGTTTTGCTGCCACCTTGTAGGTGAAGAAGAGGAGTGTGTGATTGAAGGTTGGAACTGCACCTTCCCCAGTCAATCCATTGCTGTGCCACGTAGTGGAAACACCCAAGATCTATGTAAGTCATACAAAGAACGTGTTGATAACTAGACAAAGCGCACCCCATGAGAAATTGGTTGTGAAATAGTCCAAAAGCATCTGACTCACAAACTACACATCAGCCTAGTTGTGCATCCATACAGCAAGCACAAAGTTGAATAGACATAGAGTAACTTTGGCTTTGTCTGCTTTGTCCTCGATGTATACGGCAGGTGCATGAATGATAAGTGACAGTGAGGGAACTTAAGCAGGAATAAATTGGTTCCTCTTCCAACTTCACTGGATGATTAATGAGAATCAATGCGAACAGGACATGTGAAATGGAACTGCTAATGTGAGACAGTTgggtcagtctcctgaaaggggtaccgaAGCATGACAGAGTCATGTTTTAAACTTGTCACAAACGACATACCTTACACGTAACACAAAGCTAGTGGTTGGACCCCGCTTGAAACTTCACCTTCCGCGGaagcatgatgtaaaaaaaaaaaaaaacagttccccaaagtgtatgGATTAGGGAAAAATagataccgtaaagcaccgtgtataaaccgcactttttttccactggtaagaagcaaaaaatcggggtgcagtttatacacgatgacaggtctctGACccgacgcagaaattgacgagaagcccattttagaatagccgtctgtgggtcagacagttgctttgactttagcgccctctgctgtacagttgctgaaaatgcttgtgtatgcaactaaattatctgacggctgtttgtattttcacacagtgaaacgatctctatacacactgaagctaacctaagcttccaatgtaaaatacaatacaacgttggagtttattcaaattcacactgaagcaatgcaaaaaaatagagaaaaagagaagcagtgaaagataagatatcaaaacatctctgaaaattgcaaatttctttattttgattttttattattattattattattattaatctgtgcttagccataatattaaagatctagatgccgaagttcagatttctcctttattcttctttttgaaattgcttagtacctttacgcatgttgatttgagatgaaagagttggcaagcatttatgaactaaaaaatgttttcccccgccgccatgagcctgaaaatgggggtgcggttaatacacggatgcggtttatacacggtgctttacggtaattaTTTGGTTCATTAATTTTACAGTAATTCATCCTACAGTAATCATCCtaaatatcttttattccagtataatgttggcatccttcccttttaaatggcttgaatttgagcttccctttttttgtccacccacgatg
This sequence is a window from Dunckerocampus dactyliophorus isolate RoL2022-P2 chromosome 2, RoL_Ddac_1.1, whole genome shotgun sequence. Protein-coding genes within it:
- the mki67 gene encoding proliferation marker protein Ki-67 isoform X2, giving the protein MEADDTEPSKTVSPFSDLYQMIRKSLDVKTPQKSSGNNIQMPTSKTKEHVSTKDTPKTGKVGAGDAAEAVTPKSYKKRRNSSQILASDTAATPENVKSEVASPQTRQRTTPRRYSASEVIEQICTPTLRSPMRRRSKEATPAKDQEEVMQSPNTDLAGVTGNEPKPCGSADLVMKKKRVSFGGYLVPEFFDKKLPPDSPLRKGDTPRRSLCLSKPKQSLLRRASVIGLENVADVIGSPKASGKKSPKGKSPSPGKKTPKLSTPSPNQKSPKSTSVSPKGHSSGKKSPKSKKPSPKVPKSIPVSPKGASPGKKSPKAITPSAKASPPSEKSPKSKSSSPKDSGNMSLKSRKPRRASSSINKLETPTTKKRTSLRPTPQENVIETPKAKTPLGSQMQVSSVQGRFSVSRIKTPSPIAEDCITTLSPTVTPKIPLRRKSLKSTSRKTPSLARSAAKVMLRRSGISRASMKVMSAWADTVKFGQPKVPAVAPAKNVVKGTSKARKVMNVSKLQTPVRKPLGHVSTGHANSPVTIIVGRAVKQKIILPAAAAPKVIFSAAISKKDLKMDEDLTGVSEMFKTPVNERKMSQQDKSVANKTPVGVVEPAVLEPSLLNTPEEPGEMMVSPLTAASTVKAGRYNKEAVKRLLNDDEESSFICDTSTLKTIYNPSEQQCTKMETSSVATPKQKPQLPESLTGVKRIMKTPRQNAEPVEDLRGRLLKTPKQKPEQQECLTGVKRIMKTPKLKHEPVEDLRGKLLKTPKQKHEQQECLTGVKRIMKTPKLKHEPVEDLRGKLLKTPKQKHEQQQCLTGVKRIMRIPRQKTEPIEDLRGKLQKTPRQKSEVADVSFSGLADLLETPVKKSQPAEANTETQKVDIIPVDCFSDVKRMTKTPKQRSAPVEDMLGIERLMKTPKERSQPVEENFGIKRLMKSPKLRGNAPVEDFEGLQDLMEEPLPDPIKQPETAMLGDQTTVSSGLDMAKERSFAAEQPQSDSGSSEIDISKGETTKVLVEVPSDSCEPSDAKEVICQAVVKEEAPVVRETATMHSATSKKPIRGRRAKTVESKADNDKQEMVEPSQDPVPVRGRRGRKAEPTEPTRDVVEPAREEARVAPKPKRGRGAIKVSKQIETVEEAAAESLPEPESRESGGDAPLEKEAMKPKRGRKPKQLSLQSKHDDVAQEGDGDKLELTSSKHDQNMPSEVDVAAEKDVTIVQKSVRGRKGKLVEKSRAAEDKQEAACEEAVVSAPVRPRRGKRTEVTVPPAGRQTTRSTKAKEDSSVAQPKIVENMEPVTSADSVNNVTASTTGQEEVKEPAEESLVKPSRDRKAKQEAKPQDPVKKSRSSRKGGEPLVSELENISPQDPAVARTRHVGVRKTKQEAANVTSDESIENQDGPIEMPTEKPKRSRRAKQVEDVGTSEVPEEMPAQKPQRGRGVKTNLKDDISQVVPAKRARRGAAVTGKEAKKVEALVTVPKLAPASVEPVKRGRLAAAKASSESNATDYSNDVIAEHAKTSQRSVRWKMEVEVHEIPKATPVKAVRGRKSRLADEAEPQPAKRTRRGAKAANEAESTNKAEETLPKTRRGRPAKK